The Trichosurus vulpecula isolate mTriVul1 chromosome 3, mTriVul1.pri, whole genome shotgun sequence genome includes a window with the following:
- the HSBP1 gene encoding heat shock factor-binding protein 1, giving the protein MAETDPKTVQDLTAVVQTLLQQMQDKFQTMSDQIIGRIDDMSSRIDDLEKNIADLMTQAGVEEIEGENKVPATRNS; this is encoded by the exons ATGGCGGAGACAGACCCCAAAACTGTACAGGACCTGACCGCTGTG GTTCAGACACTTCTCCAGCAGATGCAGGACAAGTTTCAGACCATGTCAGACCAGATAATTGGCCGAA TCGATGATATGAGCAGTCGCATTGATGATCTGGAGAAAAACATCGCTGACCTTATGACCCAAGCAGGGGTAgaagaaatagaaggggaaaacaaAGTACCTGCTACACGTAATAGTTAA